One part of the Streptomyces lienomycini genome encodes these proteins:
- a CDS encoding hemerythrin domain-containing protein: MCEYCGCQSLTSIDELTREHEAVVALISRVRTARDQGDTVAAAGLARRIAAVLAPHTQVEEHGLFPAMADEFPDQIAALEAEHRRIEAVLAEAAHGVPTDPAWPDRLLDVLAQLRDHILREQDGVFPAALATLTTEQWEAVEAVRARTGSALPPSAA, from the coding sequence ATGTGCGAGTACTGCGGCTGCCAGTCGCTGACGTCGATCGACGAACTCACCCGCGAACACGAGGCGGTGGTGGCCCTCATCAGCCGGGTCAGGACGGCCCGCGACCAGGGCGACACCGTCGCCGCCGCCGGTCTCGCCCGACGCATCGCCGCCGTCCTGGCGCCCCACACCCAGGTGGAGGAGCACGGCCTGTTCCCCGCGATGGCCGACGAGTTCCCCGACCAGATCGCCGCCCTGGAGGCCGAACACCGCCGGATCGAGGCGGTACTGGCCGAGGCGGCCCACGGAGTGCCGACCGACCCGGCCTGGCCGGACCGGCTGCTGGACGTCCTCGCCCAACTGCGCGACCACATCCTCAGGGAACAGGACGGCGTGTTCCCGGCCGCCCTGGCGACCCTGACCACCGAGCAGTGGGAGGCCGTCGAGGCCGTACGGGCGCGGACGGGCAGCGCCCTGCCCCCGTCGGCCGCGTGA
- a CDS encoding globin domain-containing protein, translated as MLSAESASVVRATLPAVTGALDEIASRFYGTMFHDRPELLDGLFNRGNQASGAQRRALAGSIAAFAGALLDHPDTRPDTLLERIAHKHVSVGITDDQYTIVHKYLFAAIADVLGDAVTAEVAAAWDEVYWLMAGALIGMEARLYHEAGLRPGHVWRPWTVVERRTETPDVVSFVLRPSDGGPAPRARAGQYVSVRVAMSDGVRQLRQYSLSADPGGDLRRITVKRVAGADGSPDGEVSNLLFGDVCRGDELTLSTPAGDIVLDDAEAAAPLVLVSAGIGCTPLTGMLAHLAALESTRPVLVLHADRSPAEHALRAETRQLVDRLPDARAVFWYERPGPQEPEARSGLMDLSGVELPAGAAVFMCGSLPFMRDVRARLIAAGVPARRIRYEVFGPDLWLADKTDRAGREDTADSAA; from the coding sequence ATGCTGTCCGCAGAGTCCGCGTCCGTGGTCCGGGCCACGCTGCCCGCCGTGACCGGAGCGCTCGACGAGATCGCCTCGCGCTTCTACGGCACGATGTTCCACGACCGGCCGGAACTGCTCGACGGGCTGTTCAACCGGGGCAACCAGGCGAGCGGCGCCCAGCGCAGGGCGCTGGCCGGTTCGATCGCCGCGTTCGCCGGCGCGCTGCTCGACCACCCGGACACCCGTCCGGACACCCTGCTGGAGCGCATCGCGCACAAGCACGTCTCCGTCGGCATCACCGACGACCAGTACACGATCGTCCACAAGTACCTCTTCGCGGCGATAGCCGACGTCCTGGGCGACGCGGTCACCGCGGAGGTGGCGGCCGCCTGGGACGAGGTGTACTGGCTGATGGCGGGTGCGCTGATCGGCATGGAGGCACGCCTCTACCACGAGGCGGGACTGCGGCCCGGCCACGTCTGGCGCCCGTGGACGGTGGTCGAGCGCCGCACGGAGACCCCGGACGTGGTGTCCTTCGTGTTGCGTCCGTCCGACGGCGGGCCGGCGCCGCGGGCCCGGGCCGGGCAGTACGTGAGTGTGCGGGTGGCGATGTCCGACGGCGTGCGGCAGTTGCGCCAGTACAGCCTGTCCGCGGACCCCGGCGGCGACCTGCGCCGGATCACCGTCAAACGGGTCGCCGGCGCGGACGGGTCGCCGGACGGCGAGGTCTCCAACCTGCTGTTCGGCGACGTGTGCCGCGGTGACGAACTGACCCTGTCGACGCCGGCCGGCGACATCGTCCTGGACGACGCGGAGGCGGCCGCTCCGCTCGTGCTGGTCTCGGCGGGCATCGGCTGTACTCCCCTCACCGGAATGCTGGCCCACCTCGCCGCGCTGGAGTCCACCCGTCCGGTGCTGGTGCTGCACGCCGACCGGTCTCCGGCCGAGCACGCCCTGCGTGCCGAGACGCGTCAGCTGGTCGATCGGCTGCCGGACGCCCGTGCCGTGTTCTGGTACGAGCGCCCGGGCCCGCAGGAGCCGGAGGCGCGCAGCGGCCTGATGGACCTGTCCGGCGTCGAACTGCCCGCGGGGGCAGCGGTGTTCATGTGCGGGTCGCTGCCGTTCATGCGGGATGTGCGCGCCCGGCTGATCGCCGCGGGTGTCCCGGCCCGCCGCATCCGCTACGAGGTGTTCGGCCCCGACCTGTGGCTGGCGGACAAGACGGACCGGGCAGGCCGGGAAGACACGGCGGACTCGGCTGCCTGA
- a CDS encoding pyridoxamine 5'-phosphate oxidase family protein, with protein MTSEYVPSPPVAPRRSTELGGEEALALLGSVSLGRVVFTRQALPTIRPVNHVLDDGDIIIRTHEGAALTSRTQKAGDPGVVVAYEADSIDPDTHLGWSVVVTGYAQPVTDPAQLARYRALLRPWVDRSMDYAIRIVPDLITGVRLTEARRSTVV; from the coding sequence ATGACCTCCGAGTACGTCCCCTCGCCTCCGGTGGCCCCTCGCCGCAGCACCGAGCTGGGCGGCGAGGAGGCCCTCGCGCTGCTGGGCAGTGTCTCCCTGGGGCGGGTCGTCTTCACCAGGCAGGCGCTGCCGACGATCCGGCCGGTCAACCACGTCCTGGACGACGGGGACATCATCATCCGCACCCACGAGGGCGCGGCCCTGACCTCCCGTACGCAGAAGGCCGGCGATCCGGGTGTGGTGGTCGCCTACGAGGCCGACTCGATCGACCCGGACACACACCTGGGGTGGAGCGTCGTGGTGACGGGCTACGCCCAACCGGTGACCGATCCCGCGCAACTGGCCCGATACCGGGCGCTGTTGCGTCCCTGGGTCGACCGGTCCATGGACTACGCGATCCGGATCGTTCCCGACCTGATCACCGGCGTCCGGCTCACCGAGGCTCGGCGCTCCACCGTCGTGTGA
- a CDS encoding response regulator: protein MADTEQPGPGDPIRVFLLDDHEVVRRGVRDLLDDEPGITVVGEAGTVEQALVRVPALRPHVAVLDVRLPDGDGVGVCRELRSRMPELACLMLTSFDDEEALLDSIMAGAAGYVLKQIQGSDLVNAVRTVSAGQSLLDPSAATKLMARLRGEQTREEVPDALPGLTDREREILALIGEGLTNRQIGQRLYLAEKTVKNHISRLLAKLGVERRIQAAVIATQAQDRLRQDRH from the coding sequence ATGGCGGACACCGAGCAGCCCGGCCCCGGGGACCCGATCCGGGTCTTCCTGCTGGACGACCACGAGGTCGTACGGCGCGGCGTGCGCGACCTGCTCGACGACGAGCCCGGCATCACGGTGGTCGGCGAGGCGGGCACGGTCGAGCAGGCCCTGGTCCGGGTGCCCGCCCTGCGCCCCCACGTGGCGGTGCTCGACGTACGGCTGCCCGACGGCGACGGCGTGGGCGTCTGCCGCGAGCTGCGGTCCCGCATGCCGGAGCTGGCCTGCCTGATGCTGACCTCGTTCGACGACGAGGAGGCCCTGCTGGACTCGATCATGGCGGGCGCGGCCGGGTACGTGCTCAAGCAGATCCAGGGCTCGGACCTCGTCAACGCGGTGCGCACGGTCTCCGCCGGGCAGTCGCTGCTCGACCCGAGCGCGGCGACCAAGCTGATGGCGCGGCTGCGCGGCGAACAGACGCGGGAGGAGGTGCCGGACGCCCTGCCGGGCCTCACCGACCGCGAACGGGAGATCCTCGCCCTCATCGGCGAGGGCCTGACCAACCGGCAGATCGGACAGCGGCTCTACCTCGCCGAGAAGACGGTGAAGAACCACATCTCCCGGCTGCTGGCCAAACTCGGCGTCGAGCGCCGCATCCAGGCCGCCGTCATCGCCACCCAGGCGCAGGACCGGCTGCGGCAGGACCGGCACTGA
- a CDS encoding GAF domain-containing sensor histidine kinase has translation MESPDQAEARVRLPQLRLDELLEELQARLDAARGTRDRVHSLLEAVLSVGRELDLEHVLHSIVEAAAALVDARYAALGVIGPDGKRLSAFHTVGVGEEQIARIGAYPEGHGILGELIRHPEPLRLPDLSEHAASYGFPPHHPPMNTFLGVPIRVRDQVFGNLYLTEKRGGAQFDEEDESVLSTLAVAAGVAIDNARLYEQSRLRERWLQANAEITHSLMSGSERGAALGLIAERAREITGAALAVLTMPMPDTDSLVVELATGQGAEDHRGLVLPIDDSLTGLAFSTAEPVRSPDITQDARVSAAAPRFTGLGPAVAVPFGAAGEGVRGVVLLVRQAGRAVFSAKETEPLQGFAAQAALAMELAERRRDAEQIAVLQDRDRIARDLHDLAIQRLFATGMTLQSAGRLIENGSASERVLRAVDDLDETIKIIRSTIFGLRARGGTAGGGLRGRTVRVVGEAAPVLGFAPSLRMEGLLDTEVPGRVAEHVVAVLSEALTNVARHARADRVAVALETDGHEVRLTVTDNGVGVPSGGRRSGLRNMAERAAQLGGELRLTGPADGGTTLEWWAPVPDEG, from the coding sequence GTGGAGAGCCCTGACCAGGCGGAAGCCCGGGTACGCCTGCCGCAGCTGCGGCTGGACGAGCTGCTGGAGGAACTCCAGGCCCGGCTCGACGCCGCCCGCGGCACCCGCGACCGGGTCCACAGCCTGCTCGAGGCGGTGCTCTCGGTGGGCCGGGAGCTGGACCTCGAGCATGTGCTGCACAGCATCGTGGAGGCGGCGGCGGCCCTCGTCGACGCCCGGTACGCCGCTCTCGGCGTGATCGGACCGGACGGCAAACGGCTCTCGGCGTTCCACACCGTCGGGGTCGGCGAGGAGCAGATCGCCCGCATCGGCGCCTACCCCGAGGGCCACGGCATCCTGGGCGAGCTGATCCGCCACCCCGAGCCCCTGCGGCTGCCCGACCTCTCCGAGCACGCGGCGTCGTACGGCTTCCCGCCGCACCACCCGCCGATGAACACGTTCCTCGGTGTCCCCATCCGGGTCCGCGACCAGGTCTTCGGCAACCTGTACCTGACCGAGAAGCGGGGCGGGGCGCAGTTCGACGAGGAGGACGAGTCGGTCCTGTCGACACTGGCCGTCGCGGCCGGCGTCGCGATCGACAACGCCCGGCTGTACGAGCAGTCGCGGCTGCGCGAGCGCTGGCTGCAGGCGAACGCGGAGATCACCCACAGCCTGATGTCAGGCAGCGAGCGCGGCGCGGCACTCGGCCTGATCGCGGAGCGCGCCCGGGAGATCACCGGCGCGGCCCTGGCCGTGCTCACCATGCCCATGCCGGACACGGACTCCCTGGTGGTGGAGCTGGCCACTGGACAGGGCGCCGAGGACCACCGCGGCCTGGTGCTGCCCATCGACGACAGCCTCACCGGCCTGGCGTTCTCCACCGCCGAGCCCGTGCGCAGCCCGGACATCACGCAGGACGCGCGGGTGTCCGCCGCGGCCCCCCGGTTCACCGGGCTCGGACCCGCGGTGGCCGTGCCCTTCGGCGCCGCGGGCGAGGGCGTACGCGGTGTGGTGCTGCTGGTGCGGCAGGCGGGCCGGGCGGTGTTCTCCGCGAAGGAGACCGAGCCGCTGCAGGGGTTCGCCGCGCAGGCCGCCCTCGCGATGGAGCTGGCGGAGCGACGCCGGGACGCCGAGCAGATCGCCGTGCTCCAGGACCGGGACCGGATCGCCCGGGACCTGCACGATCTGGCGATCCAGCGGCTGTTCGCCACCGGGATGACGCTCCAGAGCGCGGGTCGCCTGATCGAGAACGGCTCCGCGTCGGAGCGGGTACTGCGGGCGGTGGACGACCTGGACGAGACCATCAAGATCATCAGGTCGACGATCTTCGGTCTCCGCGCGCGCGGCGGCACCGCCGGCGGGGGACTGCGGGGCCGTACGGTGCGGGTCGTGGGCGAGGCGGCCCCGGTGCTGGGCTTCGCACCGAGCCTGCGGATGGAGGGCCTGCTGGACACGGAGGTCCCCGGTCGGGTCGCCGAGCACGTCGTCGCGGTGCTGTCCGAGGCACTGACCAACGTCGCCCGGCACGCACGCGCCGACCGGGTGGCGGTGGCCCTGGAGACCGACGGCCACGAGGTACGGCTGACCGTCACCGACAACGGCGTGGGCGTCCCGTCCGGGGGCCGCCGCAGCGGGCTGCGCAACATGGCGGAACGGGCCGCGCAGCTGGGCGGCGAGCTGCGGCTCACCGGCCCGGCGGACGGAGGCACCACCCTGGAGTGGTGGGCACCGGTGCCGGACGAGGGCTGA
- a CDS encoding Crp/Fnr family transcriptional regulator has product MTSATTLSAALPVDHRERLMRIAREVSVAEGTRLFEEGRRADRFWIVRTGTVSLDLRVPGRRAAVIETLGHGELVGWSWHYPPCLWQLGAEATTPVRAWEFDADAMREMCARDPEFGRAVAVWVGRVVAHRLQAARVRLLDLYAPYGSGGLL; this is encoded by the coding sequence ATGACCTCAGCCACCACCCTGTCCGCCGCTCTCCCCGTCGACCACCGCGAGCGACTGATGCGGATCGCCCGGGAGGTCTCCGTCGCGGAGGGCACCCGACTGTTCGAGGAGGGACGGCGGGCCGACCGGTTCTGGATCGTCCGGACCGGCACGGTCAGTCTCGACCTGCGCGTCCCCGGCCGCCGGGCCGCCGTCATCGAAACGCTGGGCCACGGCGAACTCGTCGGCTGGTCCTGGCACTACCCGCCCTGCCTGTGGCAGTTGGGCGCCGAGGCCACGACCCCGGTACGGGCCTGGGAGTTCGACGCGGACGCCATGCGGGAGATGTGCGCCCGCGACCCGGAGTTCGGCCGGGCGGTCGCCGTCTGGGTCGGCCGGGTGGTCGCCCACCGGCTGCAGGCGGCCCGGGTCCGGCTGCTCGACCTGTACGCGCCGTACGGCAGCGGCGGCCTGCTCTGA
- the glpK gene encoding glycerol kinase GlpK, which yields MADFIGAVDQGTTSTRFMIFDHGGNEVAKHQLEHEQILPRSGWVEHDPVEIWERTNSVMQNGLRNGGLSGTDLAAIGITNQRETTVVWDPRTGRPYYNAIVWQDTRTDAIAAHLERSGRGDVIRRKAGLPPATYFSGGKIQWILENVDGVREAAERGHAVFGNTDTWVLWNLTGGPDGGIHATDVTNASRTMLMNLETLDWDDELLGFFGIPRGMLPTINPSSHREAYGTTRTSRPLRAAVPITGVLGDQHAATVGQVCFSPGEAKNTYGTGNFLLLNTGTELVRSQHGLLTTVAYQFGDSPPVYALEGSIAVTGSAVQWLRDQMKIIKTAAESEELARTVDDNGGMYFVPAFSGLFAPYWRSDARGAIVGLARYNDNAHLARATLEAICYQSRDVVEAMEQDSSVHLDVLRVDGGVTANDLCMQIQADVLGVPVSRPVVAETTALGAAYAAGLATGFWRDTDELRTHWSESRRWEPQWSEDRRAQGYAGWKMAVQRTLDWVKVPES from the coding sequence ATGGCGGACTTCATCGGCGCGGTCGACCAGGGAACCACCAGCACCCGATTCATGATCTTCGACCACGGCGGCAACGAGGTCGCGAAGCACCAGTTGGAGCACGAGCAGATCCTCCCCCGCTCCGGATGGGTGGAGCACGACCCGGTGGAGATCTGGGAACGCACCAACTCGGTGATGCAGAACGGCCTGCGCAACGGCGGTCTGTCGGGCACGGACCTGGCGGCCATCGGCATCACCAACCAGCGGGAGACCACGGTGGTCTGGGACCCGCGCACCGGGCGTCCCTACTACAACGCCATCGTGTGGCAGGACACCCGCACCGACGCCATCGCGGCGCACCTGGAGCGCTCGGGCCGGGGCGACGTCATCCGCCGCAAGGCCGGGCTGCCGCCCGCGACGTACTTCTCGGGCGGGAAGATCCAGTGGATCCTGGAGAACGTCGACGGCGTCCGCGAGGCGGCGGAGCGGGGGCACGCGGTGTTCGGCAACACCGACACCTGGGTCCTGTGGAACCTGACCGGCGGTCCCGACGGCGGCATCCACGCCACCGACGTGACCAACGCGAGCCGCACCATGCTGATGAACCTGGAGACGCTCGACTGGGACGACGAACTCCTGGGCTTCTTCGGCATCCCCCGCGGCATGCTGCCCACCATCAACCCCTCCTCGCACCGGGAGGCGTACGGCACGACCCGCACCTCCCGGCCGCTGCGCGCCGCCGTTCCCATCACCGGGGTGCTGGGCGACCAGCACGCGGCGACCGTCGGCCAGGTCTGCTTCTCGCCCGGCGAGGCCAAGAACACCTACGGCACCGGCAACTTCCTGCTCCTCAACACCGGTACGGAACTGGTCCGTTCGCAGCACGGTCTGCTGACCACCGTGGCCTACCAGTTCGGCGACAGCCCGCCGGTCTACGCGCTGGAGGGATCCATCGCGGTGACCGGGTCGGCCGTGCAGTGGCTGCGCGACCAGATGAAGATCATCAAGACCGCGGCGGAGAGCGAGGAACTCGCCCGTACCGTCGACGACAACGGAGGCATGTACTTCGTCCCCGCCTTCTCCGGCCTGTTCGCCCCGTACTGGCGCTCCGACGCCCGGGGCGCGATCGTGGGCCTCGCCAGGTACAACGACAACGCGCACCTGGCCCGGGCGACGCTGGAAGCCATCTGCTACCAGAGCCGCGACGTGGTCGAGGCCATGGAGCAGGACTCCTCGGTCCACCTCGACGTACTGAGGGTGGACGGCGGTGTGACCGCCAACGACCTGTGCATGCAGATCCAGGCGGACGTCCTCGGTGTCCCCGTCAGCCGCCCCGTCGTCGCGGAGACCACCGCCCTCGGCGCGGCCTACGCGGCGGGGCTGGCCACGGGCTTCTGGCGGGACACCGACGAACTGCGCACCCACTGGAGTGAGTCCAGGCGCTGGGAGCCCCAGTGGTCCGAGGACCGGCGGGCGCAGGGTTACGCGGGCTGGAAGATGGCCGTTCAGCGGACGCTCGACTGGGTCAAGGTCCCCGAGAGCTGA
- a CDS encoding MIP/aquaporin family protein has product MAERLKRSGLLGELSAEFAGTLILILFGCGVVAQVIAGGALTDPPGGLGDHDSIAWAWGLGVTLGVYVAARLSGAHINPAVTLALAVFKGFSWRKVIPYTLAQTAGAFVAALLVRWNYTEALAKADPGHTLKTQFVFSTLPANGNTGLPVHEWGAFRDQVIGTAILLLLIMALTDLLNDPPKANLAPFVIGLVVVAIGMAFGTNAGYAINPARDFGPRLASFITGYDDAWRDQYGNFYFWVPIVGPLVGGVLGAGLYKVFIGRFLPAAEPEPPGRVPAPEE; this is encoded by the coding sequence ATGGCTGAGCGGCTCAAAAGATCCGGTCTGCTCGGCGAACTGTCCGCCGAGTTCGCCGGCACGCTGATCCTCATCCTCTTCGGCTGCGGCGTGGTGGCCCAGGTCATCGCGGGCGGCGCCCTCACGGACCCGCCGGGCGGCCTCGGGGACCACGACAGCATCGCCTGGGCGTGGGGCCTCGGTGTCACCCTGGGCGTCTATGTGGCGGCGCGGCTGAGCGGCGCGCACATCAATCCCGCGGTGACCCTCGCGCTGGCCGTGTTCAAGGGGTTCTCGTGGCGCAAGGTGATCCCCTACACGCTGGCCCAGACGGCGGGCGCGTTCGTGGCGGCCCTCCTGGTCCGCTGGAACTACACGGAAGCGCTGGCGAAGGCCGACCCCGGCCACACCCTCAAGACGCAGTTCGTGTTCTCCACGCTCCCCGCCAACGGCAACACCGGGCTGCCGGTCCACGAGTGGGGCGCCTTCCGCGACCAGGTCATCGGAACCGCCATCCTGCTGCTTCTGATCATGGCGCTCACGGACCTGCTCAACGACCCGCCGAAGGCCAACCTCGCCCCGTTCGTCATCGGTCTGGTCGTCGTCGCGATCGGTATGGCCTTCGGCACCAACGCGGGCTACGCCATCAACCCGGCCCGTGACTTCGGCCCCCGGCTGGCCAGCTTCATCACCGGGTACGACGACGCGTGGCGGGACCAGTACGGCAACTTCTACTTCTGGGTGCCGATCGTCGGCCCGCTGGTCGGCGGTGTGCTCGGCGCGGGACTGTACAAGGTGTTCATCGGCCGGTTCCTGCCGGCCGCTGAGCCCGAACCGCCGGGGCGCGTCCCGGCACCGGAAGAATGA
- the nadE gene encoding ammonia-dependent NAD(+) synthetase, whose product MSEPASIALQKEIARELEVAETFDAEREIERRVAFLAERLTSTGLRALVLGISGGVDSTTAGRLCQLAVERARATGHEARFYAMRLPHGVQADEHDAQQALSFIDPDQVLTVDIKPASDAALEALLAADVAFRDAHHQDFVYGNIKARQRMIAQYAVAGAHNGLVVGTDHAAEAVSGFFTKFGDGAADVVPLTGLTKRRVRAVADALGAPAELVRKVPTADLETLDPGKADEDALGVTYEEIDDFLEGGPVNERAFETIVTRYRRTDHKRRMPIAP is encoded by the coding sequence TTGAGCGAGCCGGCGTCCATCGCCCTGCAGAAGGAGATCGCCCGGGAACTGGAGGTCGCCGAGACCTTCGACGCCGAACGGGAGATCGAGCGCCGGGTGGCCTTCCTCGCCGAGCGGCTGACCTCGACGGGTCTGCGCGCCCTGGTGCTCGGTATCAGCGGCGGGGTCGACTCGACCACCGCGGGCAGGCTGTGCCAGCTCGCCGTGGAGCGGGCCCGCGCCACAGGTCACGAGGCGCGCTTCTACGCGATGCGGCTGCCGCACGGGGTCCAGGCCGACGAGCACGACGCCCAGCAGGCGCTCTCCTTCATCGACCCCGACCAGGTGCTGACCGTCGACATCAAGCCCGCGAGCGACGCGGCGCTCGAGGCCCTGCTCGCCGCCGACGTGGCCTTCCGCGACGCCCACCACCAGGACTTCGTGTACGGCAACATCAAGGCCCGGCAGCGCATGATCGCGCAGTACGCCGTGGCCGGTGCGCACAACGGGCTGGTCGTGGGCACCGACCACGCGGCCGAGGCGGTCTCCGGGTTCTTCACCAAGTTCGGCGACGGCGCCGCCGACGTCGTACCGCTGACGGGCCTCACCAAGCGCCGGGTGCGCGCCGTCGCGGACGCGCTGGGTGCCCCCGCCGAGCTGGTGCGGAAGGTCCCGACGGCCGACCTGGAGACCCTCGACCCGGGCAAGGCCGACGAGGACGCCCTGGGAGTGACGTACGAGGAGATCGACGACTTCCTGGAGGGCGGGCCGGTGAACGAGCGGGCCTTCGAGACGATCGTCACCCGCTACCGGCGGACCGACCACAAGCGCCGGATGCCGATCGCTCCCTGA